The following are encoded in a window of bacterium SCSIO 12643 genomic DNA:
- a CDS encoding MerC domain-containing protein: MNSIYFKSDSLGAVFSSLCLVHCIATPFLFVAQACTSSCCEDSPVWWQSLDYLFLTLSFFAVYYSGRKSSSKLVKKGLWVSWVALFITVMNEKFLIIPLPEMYKHVSALSLVSLHLYNLKYCQCSSEGCVSTR; this comes from the coding sequence ATGAATTCGATCTATTTCAAATCCGATAGTTTAGGAGCTGTGTTTAGTAGTTTGTGCCTGGTGCACTGTATTGCAACTCCATTTTTGTTCGTTGCTCAAGCGTGTACTTCTAGTTGTTGTGAGGATTCGCCTGTGTGGTGGCAATCATTAGATTATTTGTTTCTGACTTTATCTTTTTTTGCGGTTTATTATTCAGGAAGAAAATCAAGCAGTAAGTTGGTAAAGAAAGGATTGTGGGTGAGTTGGGTAGCCCTTTTTATTACTGTTATGAATGAAAAGTTTCTAATTATACCTCTTCCTGAAATGTACAAACATGTGAGTGCTTTATCTCTGGTCAGTCTACATTTATATAACCTTAAATACTGTCAATGTAGCTCAGAAGGCTGTGTGTCAACCAGGTAA
- a CDS encoding TetR/AcrR family transcriptional regulator → MKGLNSNMKIQVNEKVFIKTPDSSVLGSKILSGSIDLIDDLGFENFTFKKLAQYISSTEASVYRYFESKHHLLVYLVLWYWGWQEYRMDMRLANIDDPKERLRRAIILLTEKIERDSTFSQINEVKLNQIVIKESSKAYLNKEVDRDNKLGYFKRYKEVVHRVSEIIHEINPSFKYPHMLVSTVIEGAHHQRFFAEHLPRLTDVVVGEDAISNFYVELVFKEIDQ, encoded by the coding sequence ATGAAAGGATTAAACTCAAATATGAAAATTCAGGTGAATGAGAAAGTGTTTATTAAAACACCTGACTCGTCTGTTTTAGGGAGTAAGATTCTTTCTGGAAGTATTGATTTAATTGATGATCTGGGCTTTGAGAACTTTACGTTTAAGAAATTAGCACAATACATTTCTTCTACAGAGGCTTCTGTTTATCGATATTTTGAAAGCAAACATCATTTATTGGTGTATCTGGTTTTATGGTATTGGGGCTGGCAGGAATATCGAATGGATATGCGCCTGGCAAATATTGATGACCCTAAAGAGCGATTAAGACGTGCTATTATTTTGTTAACTGAGAAAATTGAGCGAGACAGTACTTTTTCTCAGATCAATGAAGTAAAGCTAAATCAAATAGTGATTAAGGAGTCTTCTAAAGCATATTTGAATAAGGAGGTAGATCGAGACAATAAGCTGGGATATTTTAAAAGGTATAAGGAAGTGGTACACAGAGTTTCTGAAATCATTCATGAAATAAATCCGTCTTTTAAATATCCTCATATGCTGGTTTCTACCGTAATCGAAGGTGCGCATCATCAAAGGTTTTTTGCAGAGCATTTACCGAGACTCACAGATGTAGTAGTTGGGGAGGATGCCATATCAAATTTTTACGTGGAATTGGTTTTTAAGGAAATAGATCAATGA
- a CDS encoding ATP-binding cassette domain-containing protein, whose translation MGNKKISPADRFWLLIKPDKKEIRNVYIYAFFSGLVYLSLPIGIQAIINLIQGGEINTSWIVLVAVVILGIMLSGVLQIHQMKITELLQQKIFTRAAFEFTHRIPRIKLEALYKHYAPELMNRFFDITTVQKGLSKILIDFSTASIQTLFGLLLLSLYHPFFIAYSLILVGLVYSIFRLTSKRGLETSLNESKNKYEVAHWLEELARTSVSFKLAGKTELPLQRVNEYTSSYIDSRDAHFQILKNQYILLILFKVLVASGLLIVGSILVMDQQMNLGQFVAAEIIILLVMGSVEKLILSLETIYDVLTSLEKVGQVTDLELEREAGIPVSCEDQSRGISVNLRNVDFTYPNQNERILEKASLDIKSGERVLITGDGNTGKTTLLYLLAGLYKVDSGDLVINDLPIGNYNPMKLRSIIGDCLMDELLFEGSLLENITMGRASASMENVMWAIEKLGLMDFVWSLPRGLDTPLDPQGKRFSKGIVDKIILARSIADKPKLLLIKDTFSSLLGDEKDHIIKFITDKENPWTVVIVSRDMNLKDNVDRVFRLDDKKLKEV comes from the coding sequence ATGGGCAATAAAAAAATTAGTCCAGCGGATAGGTTTTGGCTTTTAATCAAACCGGACAAAAAAGAAATCCGCAACGTTTACATATATGCATTTTTTAGTGGGTTGGTGTATTTGTCTTTACCAATAGGGATTCAGGCAATTATCAATTTAATTCAGGGAGGTGAAATTAATACATCGTGGATTGTATTAGTAGCGGTTGTAATACTTGGGATTATGTTATCAGGAGTTTTACAGATTCATCAAATGAAGATTACCGAGTTGTTACAACAAAAAATCTTCACCCGAGCGGCATTCGAATTTACGCATAGAATTCCAAGAATTAAATTGGAAGCGTTGTATAAGCATTATGCACCAGAATTGATGAACAGGTTTTTTGATATTACCACAGTGCAAAAAGGACTTTCTAAAATTCTGATTGATTTTTCAACGGCTTCCATTCAAACACTTTTTGGATTGTTGCTGTTATCTCTCTACCATCCTTTTTTTATCGCGTATAGTTTGATTCTGGTAGGGTTGGTGTATTCGATTTTTAGATTGACATCTAAAAGAGGGCTTGAAACCAGTTTAAACGAATCCAAGAACAAATATGAGGTAGCGCACTGGTTGGAAGAATTAGCAAGAACTAGTGTAAGTTTTAAGTTGGCTGGTAAAACGGAATTGCCTTTACAGCGTGTAAATGAGTATACCAGTTCGTATATCGATTCCAGAGATGCGCATTTCCAGATATTAAAGAATCAGTACATATTGTTGATTTTGTTTAAGGTGCTAGTAGCTTCCGGTTTATTGATTGTAGGAAGTATTTTGGTGATGGACCAACAAATGAATTTGGGGCAATTTGTCGCTGCTGAGATTATCATCTTATTGGTTATGGGCTCTGTTGAAAAGCTGATTTTAAGTTTGGAAACGATTTATGATGTCCTGACTTCATTGGAAAAAGTAGGGCAGGTAACGGATTTAGAATTAGAACGCGAAGCTGGAATTCCAGTTTCATGCGAGGATCAAAGTCGAGGAATCTCCGTAAATCTGAGAAATGTAGATTTTACCTATCCTAATCAAAACGAGCGAATTTTAGAAAAAGCATCCTTAGATATTAAATCCGGAGAACGTGTGCTAATCACTGGCGATGGAAATACAGGAAAAACAACTTTATTGTATTTGCTGGCCGGGCTGTATAAAGTGGACTCGGGAGACTTAGTGATTAATGACCTGCCCATAGGAAATTATAATCCAATGAAATTACGATCTATCATTGGAGATTGTCTAATGGATGAGCTGTTATTTGAAGGTTCTTTATTAGAAAATATCACAATGGGTAGAGCAAGTGCTTCCATGGAAAATGTGATGTGGGCTATTGAAAAGCTAGGTTTGATGGATTTCGTTTGGTCACTACCAAGAGGGTTGGATACGCCTTTAGACCCTCAGGGAAAGCGTTTTTCGAAGGGAATTGTAGATAAAATCATTTTAGCCAGAAGTATTGCGGACAAGCCAAAACTATTGCTGATTAAGGATACATTCTCCTCGCTATTGGGAGATGAAAAAGATCATATCATAAAGTTTATCACAGATAAAGAGAATCCCTGGACGGTTGTGATTGTTTCCAGAGATATGAATTTAAAAGATAATGTTGATCGAGTATTCAGACTCGATGATAAAAAATTAAAGGAGGTTTAA
- a CDS encoding HlyD family efflux transporter periplasmic adaptor subunit — MLNISKNKVHQNISSEEYDALYKVESKRSSKVFRRVILGFSLLILVIVFLPWTQNIRAKGYVTTLRPDQKPQSLTSVIAGRIDQWFVQEGDFVSKGDTILKISEVKDAYFDEELVERTESQVNLKKESIENYIEKIKIQNNQIEVLKELRDVKYKQAQNKLEQAYLKAENDSANYEAVKINYVIAQNQFDRVDSLYSQGLKSRVDWEQKKVKLQQTEAYKLSAKNKWLNAKNEIANLKMELSNIWIKFTNDLNKLESEKISTISQKLDVETQLRKLENMYSNYVFRNGLYYITAPQSGYITKTMSFGIGEVIKEGQVILSLMPKNYDLAVELYVDPINLPLMQLNEKVRIQFDGWPAIVFSGWPNVSYGTYEGEIYAIDQFISANGKYRILVKPNEESYDWPEALRFGSGTTNLIMLNDVAIWYELWRNINGFPPEYYTNKIETSQNKK, encoded by the coding sequence ATGTTGAATATCTCTAAAAATAAGGTACATCAAAATATTTCTTCAGAGGAATATGATGCTTTGTACAAAGTAGAAAGTAAGCGCTCCAGTAAGGTTTTTAGAAGAGTGATACTAGGATTTAGTCTCTTGATTTTGGTAATTGTCTTTTTACCATGGACTCAGAATATTAGAGCCAAGGGATATGTAACTACATTACGGCCCGACCAGAAGCCTCAAAGTCTGACTTCTGTGATTGCAGGTAGAATCGACCAATGGTTTGTGCAGGAAGGAGATTTCGTAAGTAAGGGAGATACAATTCTAAAGATTTCGGAGGTGAAGGATGCGTATTTTGACGAAGAATTGGTAGAGCGTACGGAGAGTCAGGTGAATTTGAAAAAAGAATCTATTGAGAATTATATTGAAAAGATCAAAATTCAAAACAACCAAATAGAGGTTTTAAAGGAATTACGAGATGTAAAATACAAACAAGCGCAGAATAAACTGGAGCAGGCTTATCTAAAAGCTGAAAATGACAGTGCGAACTACGAAGCAGTTAAGATTAATTATGTCATTGCTCAAAATCAATTTGATCGAGTGGATAGCTTGTATAGTCAGGGATTAAAGTCCAGGGTAGATTGGGAGCAAAAGAAAGTTAAACTTCAACAAACTGAGGCTTATAAGCTGAGTGCGAAGAATAAATGGTTAAATGCCAAAAATGAGATCGCCAATTTAAAGATGGAGCTGAGCAATATTTGGATCAAATTTACCAATGATTTGAATAAGCTCGAGTCTGAAAAAATCAGTACAATATCTCAAAAATTAGATGTAGAAACGCAATTAAGAAAATTGGAGAATATGTACAGTAATTATGTGTTCCGTAATGGGTTGTATTATATTACAGCACCGCAATCCGGTTATATTACGAAGACGATGTCTTTCGGTATTGGAGAAGTGATTAAAGAGGGCCAGGTGATACTTTCTTTAATGCCAAAGAACTATGATTTAGCGGTAGAACTGTATGTAGATCCAATCAATTTACCATTAATGCAATTGAATGAAAAGGTAAGAATTCAATTTGATGGATGGCCGGCTATTGTTTTTTCCGGATGGCCAAATGTAAGTTATGGCACTTATGAAGGAGAGATTTATGCGATAGACCAGTTTATCAGTGCCAATGGGAAATATAGAATATTGGTGAAACCGAATGAGGAGTCTTACGATTGGCCTGAGGCTTTACGTTTCGGTTCAGGAACTACCAACTTGATTATGCTGAATGATGTAGCTATTTGGTATGAGTTATGGCGTAATATCAATGGTTTTCCACCGGAATATTATACCAATAAAATTGAAACCTCTCAAAATAAGAAGTAA
- a CDS encoding TolC family protein, with protein sequence MMKWIYSLLFVWIWGSSVFAQEEVQILKYSDYLEIVKAHHPVAFQANLKETEGDMYLRKAKGGFDPKLQGGINQKYFDGKQYYSYLNGGLKVPTWYGIEAEVGYNNNEGTRLNPESYNVETGIWNLGMTVNLGKGLFIDQRRADLKQAKIIQNSTKLERKLILNQLVFDASLAYLEWAKAYEKVVLYQKSIENIEERYFNVKQNVMFGDQPQIDTLKVRIQIQDRSLKLTQSQMELTVKRNYLNTYLWQDGFVPLEMDSTVIPLVDIDAPDESFNWGADSLVENHPEVLMYKNNVSISKIDYRMKKESLKPLLQVKYNALSSDLGNGVINDYSIDNYKWGAVLSYPIFTRKERADVRLNQIKVESNEAKWVDKKAQVNYKIQGVYNQMVSLKQQVNIQEEAVDMYNTLLLSEQQLFGLGESSLFLINTRDQNLINAQLKLIDIDFQYRISEAGLRYQTMLNL encoded by the coding sequence ATGATGAAATGGATTTATAGTCTGTTATTCGTTTGGATCTGGGGAAGTTCAGTATTTGCTCAGGAAGAAGTGCAAATCTTGAAATATTCCGATTATTTAGAGATTGTTAAAGCACATCATCCTGTGGCTTTTCAAGCTAATTTGAAAGAAACCGAAGGGGATATGTACCTCCGTAAAGCGAAAGGAGGGTTCGATCCTAAATTGCAAGGCGGAATCAATCAGAAATACTTTGATGGAAAGCAATACTATAGCTATTTGAATGGAGGATTAAAGGTACCAACATGGTATGGTATTGAAGCTGAAGTAGGATATAACAACAATGAAGGAACCAGATTGAATCCGGAGTCTTACAATGTTGAAACCGGAATCTGGAATTTAGGAATGACGGTGAATTTGGGAAAGGGACTTTTTATTGATCAAAGAAGAGCGGACTTAAAACAAGCTAAAATCATTCAGAACAGTACCAAATTGGAAAGAAAATTGATTTTGAATCAGTTAGTTTTCGATGCTTCATTGGCATATTTGGAGTGGGCAAAAGCTTACGAGAAGGTGGTTTTGTACCAAAAAAGTATTGAAAACATTGAAGAACGTTACTTTAATGTGAAGCAAAACGTCATGTTTGGAGATCAACCGCAGATTGACACATTAAAGGTTAGAATTCAAATCCAGGATAGATCTTTAAAACTTACTCAAAGTCAGATGGAGCTGACCGTGAAACGCAATTATCTGAATACGTATTTGTGGCAAGATGGATTTGTGCCCTTAGAAATGGATTCTACCGTAATTCCTTTGGTAGATATTGATGCTCCGGATGAAAGCTTTAATTGGGGGGCAGATTCACTGGTGGAGAACCATCCTGAAGTTTTGATGTATAAAAACAATGTCTCGATTTCTAAGATTGATTATCGTATGAAGAAAGAGAGCTTAAAGCCTTTATTACAAGTGAAATATAATGCGCTTTCCAGTGATTTGGGGAATGGTGTAATTAATGATTATTCCATTGATAATTATAAATGGGGGGCAGTATTGAGTTATCCGATTTTTACCAGAAAAGAGCGAGCAGATGTACGATTGAATCAGATTAAAGTAGAAAGTAATGAGGCCAAATGGGTGGATAAAAAAGCGCAGGTAAACTATAAGATTCAGGGTGTATACAATCAAATGGTATCCCTCAAACAGCAAGTCAATATTCAGGAGGAAGCTGTTGATATGTACAATACATTGTTACTTTCCGAACAACAATTATTTGGCTTGGGAGAATCATCATTGTTCTTAATAAACACCAGGGATCAAAACCTGATTAATGCGCAATTAAAGCTCATTGATATTGATTTTCAATATCGAATTTCAGAAGCAGGATTGAGGTATCAAACGATGTTGAATCTTTAA
- the sucD gene encoding succinate--CoA ligase subunit alpha, giving the protein MSILVNKDSKVIVQGFTGGEGTFHAGQMIDYGTNVVGGVTPGKGGQEHLGKPVFNTVEDAVKETGADTSIIFVPPAFAGDAIMEAAEAGIKVIVCITEGIPVKDMITVKEYLSDKETRLIGPNCPGIITAGEAKIGIMPGFIFQKGNVGIVSKSGTLTYEAVDQTTKAGLGQTTAIGIGGDPIIGTTTLDAIKMFEADEDTKGIIMIGEIGGNLEALAAEWIKENGTKPVVAFIAGETAPAGRTMGHAGAIVSGSDDTATAKKRILREAGVHVVDSPADLGSKMAELLA; this is encoded by the coding sequence ATGAGTATTCTAGTAAATAAAGATTCAAAAGTTATAGTTCAGGGTTTTACCGGTGGTGAAGGTACATTCCATGCAGGTCAAATGATTGACTATGGAACAAACGTAGTAGGTGGTGTAACTCCTGGAAAAGGTGGTCAAGAGCACCTGGGGAAACCTGTATTTAATACCGTTGAAGACGCAGTAAAAGAAACTGGCGCTGATACGTCAATTATTTTCGTGCCACCAGCATTTGCAGGTGATGCGATTATGGAAGCTGCTGAAGCAGGAATCAAAGTAATCGTTTGTATTACTGAAGGTATTCCAGTTAAAGATATGATTACGGTTAAGGAATACTTATCGGATAAAGAAACTCGTTTGATTGGGCCTAACTGTCCTGGAATTATTACTGCTGGAGAAGCTAAAATCGGAATTATGCCAGGTTTTATCTTCCAAAAAGGTAATGTAGGAATTGTGTCTAAATCAGGAACATTAACTTACGAAGCAGTTGATCAAACAACTAAAGCAGGATTAGGACAAACAACTGCAATTGGTATTGGTGGAGATCCAATTATTGGAACAACTACGCTAGATGCAATTAAAATGTTTGAAGCAGATGAGGATACTAAAGGAATCATCATGATTGGTGAGATCGGTGGTAACCTGGAAGCTTTAGCTGCAGAGTGGATTAAAGAAAATGGAACAAAACCAGTTGTGGCATTTATCGCAGGTGAAACTGCACCAGCAGGACGTACTATGGGACACGCTGGAGCAATTGTTTCAGGTTCTGACGACACAGCAACAGCTAAAAAACGCATCTTAAGAGAAGCAGGTGTTCACGTTGTAGATTCTCCAGCGGACTTAGGTTCTAAAATGGCTGAGTTACTAGCGTAA
- a CDS encoding S1/P1 nuclease produces the protein MKRIVVLSVLVSLLVIPQLGWSWGQTGHRVVGQIAMNHMSKKANKNVLIALGGEDVAMVSNWMDFIRSEKDKSFMSPWHYCTVPDGEHYSHAPEEGDVYKMINQFMEELKTKKYSVDEQFALKSLIHLVGDIHQPLHVGNGTDRGANDVKVEFFWKKSNLHRVWDSGMIDKQQLSYTEYTNWIDTASKDQVMIWQNASVMDWVEESMSYRTSVYDLPEDKKISYVYVHDHIDEVNQRLLQAGIRLAAILNEIYG, from the coding sequence ATGAAAAGAATTGTAGTGTTATCCGTTTTAGTTTCATTACTGGTCATTCCACAGTTGGGATGGTCCTGGGGACAAACAGGTCACCGTGTGGTTGGACAAATTGCGATGAACCATATGTCTAAGAAGGCCAATAAAAATGTTTTAATCGCATTAGGTGGAGAAGATGTAGCGATGGTATCCAATTGGATGGATTTTATTCGTTCCGAAAAAGATAAATCATTTATGAGCCCGTGGCATTATTGTACGGTGCCTGATGGAGAGCATTATTCACATGCTCCGGAAGAAGGAGATGTGTATAAAATGATCAATCAGTTTATGGAAGAGCTTAAAACAAAAAAATACAGTGTGGATGAGCAATTCGCTTTAAAGTCATTAATTCACTTGGTAGGTGATATTCACCAGCCGTTACATGTGGGAAATGGAACTGATAGGGGAGCGAATGATGTTAAAGTAGAATTTTTCTGGAAGAAATCTAATTTACACCGTGTGTGGGATAGTGGAATGATCGACAAACAACAACTGAGCTATACCGAATATACCAATTGGATTGATACGGCTTCAAAGGATCAAGTAATGATTTGGCAAAATGCATCTGTAATGGATTGGGTAGAAGAGTCCATGAGTTATAGAACTTCGGTGTATGATTTACCTGAAGACAAGAAAATCTCTTATGTATATGTGCATGACCATATTGATGAAGTCAATCAAAGATTATTGCAGGCAGGAATAAGGCTTGCAGCGATTCTGAACGAGATTTATGGATAG
- a CDS encoding peptide MFS transporter — protein sequence MITHSKTNENPVPSRQFLGHPQGLYYLFFAEMWERFSFHGMRAMLIIYMTQELLYNDEKSFGVYAAYGSILYATPLIGGMLADKIIGYRNAIIIGGVLMTIGHFTMAIETPLFFYSSLALIIIGNGFFKPNISSMVGTLYEDQDTKRESGYTIFYLGINVGGAIAPLICAWLGYEYGWHYGFGAAGIGMILGLLSFVLGTKSNVFSNKGLPPENSSYSPKKASFIIFTIALLCVPIFASILYFYEFEHYLVWMVTIAVIMILAYIFRYVSIVEKHRLLVVSYFIILATVFWAIFEQAGSSLTLFAARNVNLVFLNASQTNSLNSGFIMLLAIPFSILWKFLSHHGLNFSSTIKFGIGLILLGAGYLVFAYSSTHADASAQVPMFFLIFGTLVYTVGELFISPIGLSKASELSPVRYAAFVMGMWFLSSFYGHFFAGKLANLTTQTNISSGIDLIDQILYSITLLDPDTLDSSQSNWIQLYQYVSTFGLFGLFSVGLGIFALCIAPLIKKGMHGIL from the coding sequence ATGATAACACATTCTAAAACGAATGAAAACCCTGTTCCATCCAGACAATTTTTAGGGCATCCTCAAGGTCTATATTATCTGTTTTTTGCTGAAATGTGGGAACGATTTTCTTTTCATGGTATGAGAGCCATGTTAATCATTTATATGACTCAAGAATTACTCTATAATGATGAAAAATCATTTGGAGTTTATGCCGCATATGGCTCCATTTTATATGCAACGCCTCTAATTGGTGGTATGCTTGCGGACAAAATTATTGGTTATCGAAATGCCATAATTATTGGAGGCGTTTTAATGACTATTGGACATTTTACCATGGCCATTGAGACTCCTTTATTTTTCTATAGTTCTTTAGCTTTAATTATCATTGGCAATGGTTTTTTTAAACCCAATATATCCTCCATGGTGGGAACTTTATATGAAGATCAGGATACCAAAAGAGAATCGGGATATACCATTTTCTATTTAGGTATTAATGTGGGTGGCGCAATAGCCCCATTAATCTGCGCCTGGTTAGGTTATGAATATGGTTGGCATTATGGATTTGGTGCTGCTGGGATCGGAATGATATTAGGACTACTTTCATTTGTTTTAGGTACCAAATCGAATGTCTTTAGCAATAAAGGGTTACCTCCCGAAAACTCCTCCTATTCCCCTAAAAAAGCAAGCTTCATCATTTTTACTATTGCTTTACTCTGTGTTCCAATCTTTGCTTCGATATTATATTTCTATGAATTTGAACATTATTTGGTCTGGATGGTCACTATCGCAGTCATCATGATATTGGCTTATATCTTTCGTTATGTTTCAATCGTAGAAAAACATCGCTTATTAGTTGTTAGCTATTTTATCATATTGGCTACCGTATTTTGGGCCATTTTTGAACAAGCTGGTTCCTCTTTGACCCTCTTTGCTGCGAGAAACGTAAATCTTGTATTTCTAAATGCTTCTCAAACCAATAGTTTAAATTCCGGGTTTATCATGTTACTGGCTATCCCTTTCTCTATTCTTTGGAAGTTTTTGAGCCATCACGGTCTAAATTTTAGCTCCACCATCAAATTCGGTATTGGTCTTATCCTTTTAGGGGCCGGATATCTAGTCTTTGCTTATTCTTCCACTCATGCTGATGCATCGGCTCAGGTTCCTATGTTCTTCTTAATCTTCGGAACTTTGGTCTACACCGTTGGAGAACTATTCATTTCACCTATTGGCTTGTCAAAAGCCAGCGAATTAAGTCCTGTACGATATGCTGCCTTTGTAATGGGAATGTGGTTTCTTTCCTCTTTTTATGGTCATTTTTTTGCAGGGAAACTCGCCAATCTAACCACTCAGACTAATATTTCTTCTGGGATAGATTTAATTGATCAAATCTTATATTCCATTACTTTATTGGACCCGGATACACTAGATTCCTCACAATCCAATTGGATTCAGTTATATCAATATGTTTCAACCTTCGGGTTATTTGGATTATTTTCTGTGGGGTTAGGAATATTTGCATTATGCATAGCGCCTCTTATCAAAAAAGGGATGCACGGTATTCTGTAA
- a CDS encoding metallophosphoesterase family protein — MTKIGLLSDTHSYIDPKVYKYFEHVDEIWHAGDIGTIEVTDQLSEFKPVRAVYGNIDNHVIRAQFKEVEVFELDGVKVLMIHIGGYPKRYVPQVKQLLLKEKPDLFICGHSHILKVIYDKELQLLHLNPGAAGFHGFHKIKTLLRFELNSGKIENLEIIELGPRNK, encoded by the coding sequence ATGACAAAAATAGGGTTGCTTTCAGATACACATAGTTATATAGATCCTAAAGTCTACAAATATTTTGAACATGTAGATGAAATCTGGCATGCCGGAGATATTGGAACTATTGAGGTCACAGATCAACTTTCAGAATTCAAACCGGTTAGAGCGGTTTATGGAAATATTGACAACCATGTGATTCGTGCACAGTTTAAGGAAGTCGAAGTCTTTGAATTGGATGGTGTTAAAGTTTTAATGATCCATATTGGAGGCTATCCTAAAAGATATGTTCCGCAAGTAAAACAGCTTTTATTAAAGGAAAAACCGGATTTGTTTATTTGCGGACACTCTCACATCTTAAAAGTTATTTACGATAAAGAACTTCAATTACTGCATTTAAACCCGGGTGCTGCCGGATTTCATGGGTTTCATAAAATAAAAACCTTACTCCGATTTGAATTGAACTCAGGCAAAATTGAAAATCTGGAAATTATTGAACTGGGACCAAGAAACAAATAA
- the bshB1 gene encoding bacillithiol biosynthesis deacetylase BshB1, translating to MKVDILAIGVHPDDVELSCSGTILKAVQAGKKVAILDLTRGEMGTRGTPELRKEEATRAAEILGVTDRIILDMGDGLFTHNNENMLQIVQHIRYYQPDIVLANAENDRHPDHGRAGKLTADACFYAGLKKIDTEWNGEKQEAHRPKNVYHYIQDYYTDPDLIVDVSTVWDDKIKSIMAYSSQFYNPNSKEAETPISSKSFLDFINGRGVQFGRLIQSEYGEGFTMARPAGVNQIFDAI from the coding sequence ATGAAAGTAGATATCTTAGCTATTGGAGTACATCCTGATGACGTGGAATTATCTTGTTCAGGAACGATCCTAAAAGCGGTTCAGGCAGGTAAAAAAGTAGCCATTTTAGATCTCACAAGAGGAGAAATGGGCACAAGAGGTACACCGGAGTTAAGAAAAGAAGAAGCCACACGTGCTGCTGAGATTTTAGGTGTAACCGATCGTATCATTTTGGATATGGGAGATGGATTGTTTACACATAACAATGAGAATATGTTGCAGATCGTTCAACATATCCGATATTATCAACCGGATATTGTCTTAGCGAATGCCGAAAACGATCGTCACCCGGATCATGGACGTGCAGGTAAACTTACTGCTGATGCTTGTTTCTATGCAGGATTAAAGAAGATTGATACCGAATGGAATGGTGAGAAACAGGAAGCCCATCGACCAAAGAATGTGTATCATTATATTCAGGATTATTATACTGATCCGGATTTAATTGTGGATGTTTCTACAGTATGGGATGATAAGATCAAGTCAATTATGGCGTATTCTTCTCAGTTTTATAATCCAAATTCTAAAGAAGCCGAAACACCTATCTCATCTAAATCATTTTTAGATTTCATAAATGGAAGAGGGGTACAATTTGGTCGCTTAATTCAGTCTGAATATGGTGAAGGGTTTACTATGGCCAGACCAGCTGGAGTAAATCAAATTTTTGATGCTATTTAG